One Trichomycterus rosablanca isolate fTriRos1 chromosome 12, fTriRos1.hap1, whole genome shotgun sequence DNA window includes the following coding sequences:
- the zgc:172182 gene encoding coiled-coil domain-containing protein 89, giving the protein MTSESKPVQIKPIIIDSKEDIDDVHQALEKLMGLSKEDQTEAKMLHSRIEEQSSLICMIKRRANETLLRCQALERMNDELEKLQADTQMKLQNEQDRSEQLEQRFMDLAANHRDLINFKDEYKRQNAELAKENRELRECNKKLFSKELQEKQETVQKVTQELKDLSEQNRKLEKVYRDKITDFQMKMKKLMDLHQEKEAKLQDELHTTQKQLKTVMKMSAEMDLKFKQSQEINTMKELETQEKLEVLMKDKKELLELSMQRGKMIQDKQEEIKELEIKKQEAEKAKQDAEDRFNREAAAVNRELRVMELQDALHKAEEKWNDLKKEFEAYKKHTSDLLAQEKELNFKLRHMMN; this is encoded by the exons ATGACATCTGAAAGCAAACCAGTGCAGATCAAACCGATTATTATAGACAGCAAAGAG GATATAGATGATGTCCATCAAGCTTTGGAAAAACTGATGGGACTTTCTAAAGAGGACCAGACCGAGGCAAAGATGCTGCATTCCAGAATCGAAGAGCAGTCCAGTCTAATCTGCATGATAAAGCGACGGGccaatgagacgctgctccgCTGTCAGGCCCTGGAGCGGATGAACGACGAGCTGGAGAAGCTGCAAGCTGACACGCAGATGAAGCTCCAAAATGAGCAAGATCGATCTGAACAGCTGGAGCAGAGGTTCATGGATCTCGCCGCCAATCACAGAGACCTGATCAACTTTAAAGATGAGTACAAGAGACAGAACGCCGAGTTGGCGAAGGAGAACAGAGAGCTGCGAGAATGTAATAAAAAGCTCTTCAGTAAAGAGCTGCAGGAGAAACAGGAGACCGTTCAAAAAGTGACCCAAGAGTTGAAAGATCTGTCCGAACAAAACAGAAAACTAGAAAAAGTGTATCG ggacaaaataacagatttccAGATGAAGATGAAGAAGTTGATGGATCTCCATCAGGAAAAAGAAGCTAAACTGCAAGATGAACTGCACACGACTCAGAAACAGTTAAAAACCGTAATGAAAATGTCTGCAG AGATGGATTTAAAATTTAAGCAAAGTCAGGAAATAAACACAATGAAGGAATTAGAGACTCAGGAGAAGCTTGAAGTGCTGATGAAGGACAAGAAGGAGTTACTGGAACTGTCCATGCAAAGAGGGAAAATGATCCAG GACAAACAAGAAGAAATTAAGGAGCTGGAAATAAAGAAGCAGGAGGCTGAGAAGGCAAAGCAAGATGCAGAGGACAG ATTTAATAGAGAAGCAGCTGCAGTGAACAGAGAGCTGAGAGTGATGGAGCTTCAGGATGCTCTTCACAAAGCTGAGGAGAAGTGGAACGATCTGAAAAAG GAGTTTGAGGCATATAAAAAGCACACGAGTGACCTGCTGGCTCAGGAGAAGGAGTTAAATTTCAAGCTTCGACACATGATGAACTGA